The Candidatus Curtissbacteria bacterium sequence AAACATTACTCATTGTCCGGTCTTTACAGAATAATGGAGGAAATTTACAAACTCGGCTTTCAAAGTCAACTGGAGGAGAAAATGACAGCTTTTATCCGGTCATTTTCTCCAACCATCTCTGTTTTGTTTTTCGATGTCACAACTTTGTATTATGAATCTTTTGATGAGGATGACCTTAGGAAATTTGGGTTTTCTAAAGACAATAAAGCTAATCAGCCGCAACTCATAGTTACGCTGACTGTTACCGCTGATGGTTTTCCTCTGCACTTGAAAGTATTTCCGGGTAATAAATTTGAGGGACACTTAATGCTGCCGTGTATCAAAGAAATAGTCAGAAAGCATAAGTTGGGTGATTTCGTGGTGGTGGCCGACAGTGCTATGGTCAGCTCAACCAATATGGAAGAATTGGAAAAGGAAAATCTATTCTACATTGTTGGAGCGAGACTTGGAAACCTGCCAACTAAAATTTGGAAACAAATAATTACCGTTCCTAAAGCAGACGGTGCTGCCAGACGATTCGACTTTGGAAACAATAGAATTCTGGTTGTTTCCTACTCGCAAAAACGAGCCAATAAGGATCGCTCCGACAGGGAAAAGCAATTAAAACGAGCTAAGTTCGCATTGAATAACCCCTCCGTTGTTTCCAAAAGATTTAAGTTTTTAAAGCAAGCCGGAAATCACGATCTGGAATTAAACACAGAAAATGTGGCAAAATCACAGCTTCTTGAAG is a genomic window containing:
- a CDS encoding IS1634 family transposase; the encoded protein is MHIRKLKSKNGNLQIQVVQKIDRKNKVIKHLGTARNESEVSELINLAKQFIENQRIKSGRISLFDNRYSTSEMAEILSKFCIRKVLDSVTFDFFHHFYKVLNFDGIGNKGFADLVVARIIYPVSKAKTRDFLESRLGKHYSLSGLYRIMEEIYKLGFQSQLEEKMTAFIRSFSPTISVLFFDVTTLYYESFDEDDLRKFGFSKDNKANQPQLIVTLTVTADGFPLHLKVFPGNKFEGHLMLPCIKEIVRKHKLGDFVVVADSAMVSSTNMEELEKENLFYIVGARLGNLPTKIWKQIITVPKADGAARRFDFGNNRILVVSYSQKRANKDRSDREKQLKRAKFALNNPSVVSKRFKFLKQAGNHDLELNTENVAKSQLLEGLKGYLTNARDLTDDEIIEKYSQLWQVEKSFRISKSDLKARPVFHTTKERIEAHLTIVFASLSIIRLVEKTANKSVQKVLWLLDQVKEVVMENNVSGERISKYSEI